The Nitrosomonas sp. sh817 genome includes a window with the following:
- the ureC gene encoding urease subunit alpha, translating to MSFKISRQAYAEMMGPTTGDRVRLADTELFIEIESDYTIYGEEVKFGGGKVIRDGMGQSQRNHADVMDTVITNVIIIDYWGIVKADVGLKNGRVAAIGKSGNPDIQPGVTMAIGAATEIIAGEGQILTAGGLDTHIHFICPQQEEDAMMNGITTMLGGGTGPAVGTLATTCTPGPWHIHSMLRASDGMVMNTGFFGKGNVSLPTPNIEQILAGACGLKLHEDWGTTYAAIDNCLTVADKMDVQVAIHTDTINEGGYLENTIKAMKGRTIHTFHTEGAGGGHAPDIMKVVEYDNVLPSSTNPTRPYTRNTLDEHLDMLMVCHHLSPAIPEDVAFAESRIRKETIAAEDILHDIGAISMMSSDSQAMGRIGEVVTRTWQTAHKMKVQRGALKEDSARNDNFRVKRYIAKYTINPAICHGISHAVGSIEVGKYADLVLWRPAHFGVKPSMVLKGGMITAALMGDPNASIPTPQPVHYRYMFGAYGTALRNTCYTFVSEASLNAGLVDFLKTEKPLIAVKNTRGLRKKDMIHNGATPKMEINPETYEVRADGELLICEPAITLPMAQRYFLF from the coding sequence ATGAGCTTTAAAATTTCGCGCCAGGCCTATGCTGAAATGATGGGGCCGACTACTGGGGACAGAGTTCGTTTAGCAGATACTGAACTGTTCATCGAAATAGAAAGCGATTACACCATTTACGGCGAGGAAGTTAAATTTGGCGGCGGCAAGGTCATCCGCGACGGCATGGGACAATCACAGCGTAACCATGCGGATGTTATGGATACAGTTATCACTAATGTGATCATTATTGACTACTGGGGCATAGTGAAGGCGGATGTTGGGCTTAAGAATGGCAGAGTTGCGGCAATCGGTAAATCGGGTAATCCCGATATACAACCAGGGGTTACGATGGCCATCGGCGCCGCTACCGAAATTATTGCCGGGGAAGGGCAGATTCTTACAGCCGGCGGTTTGGATACACACATCCACTTTATTTGTCCGCAGCAGGAAGAAGATGCCATGATGAATGGCATTACCACAATGCTGGGAGGCGGTACCGGTCCAGCGGTGGGAACGCTGGCGACTACCTGTACGCCGGGTCCTTGGCATATCCATTCAATGTTGCGGGCCTCCGACGGAATGGTCATGAATACTGGATTTTTTGGCAAAGGCAATGTCAGTTTACCGACACCGAATATAGAGCAGATTCTGGCGGGTGCATGCGGTTTGAAGCTGCATGAGGACTGGGGTACAACGTATGCTGCGATTGATAACTGTCTGACGGTTGCCGACAAAATGGACGTACAGGTGGCGATTCATACCGATACGATTAACGAGGGCGGTTATCTCGAGAATACAATCAAAGCGATGAAAGGCAGAACGATTCATACATTTCATACCGAGGGTGCAGGAGGCGGGCACGCACCGGACATTATGAAAGTTGTTGAATATGACAATGTGTTGCCTTCGTCGACCAATCCGACGCGCCCTTATACCCGCAATACGCTGGATGAACATCTGGATATGCTGATGGTATGTCATCATTTAAGTCCTGCGATTCCGGAAGATGTCGCTTTTGCTGAATCCCGGATTCGCAAGGAAACCATCGCAGCCGAGGATATTTTGCATGACATCGGAGCTATATCGATGATGTCTTCAGATTCGCAAGCCATGGGACGTATTGGCGAAGTGGTGACAAGAACATGGCAAACCGCGCATAAAATGAAGGTTCAACGCGGCGCACTCAAAGAAGATTCAGCGAGAAACGACAATTTCAGGGTGAAACGCTATATTGCCAAATACACAATCAACCCGGCGATTTGTCATGGCATTTCGCATGCTGTGGGGTCGATTGAAGTCGGGAAATATGCCGATTTGGTGTTGTGGAGACCGGCGCATTTCGGTGTCAAACCTTCAATGGTATTGAAGGGAGGCATGATTACGGCTGCATTGATGGGCGATCCGAATGCCTCAATTCCCACACCACAACCCGTACATTACCGGTACATGTTTGGCGCCTATGGCACCGCACTGAGAAATACTTGTTATACATTTGTATCAGAAGCCTCCTTGAATGCCGGTTTGGTGGATTTTCTTAAAACCGAGAAACCATTGATTGCGGTTAAGAACACTCGCGGTCTGCGCAAAAAGGACATGATTCATAATGGCGCAACGCCAAAGATGGAAATCAATCCTGAGACTTATGAAGTTCGCGCTGACGGAGAATTGTTGATTTGTGAGCCCGCGATTACGCTTCCTATGGCTCAGCGTTACTTTCTATTTTAG
- the yut gene encoding urea transporter produces the protein MQWAVKIDMALPRPIRVILRGVGQVFFCGNAVTGLVFLVALYIGGTTAGLAATVGVITSTITAVLLGFSEDDIDAGLYGFNGTLVGPCLFLFLENTPLLWVYVVFAAILSSVVLAAMIKILTPYKIPASTSPFVLTCWMFMVAIYSFEALSPSPVLPVPGIPEAIASANLPVAAWLSSFTDNTIELWYVALAKGIAEVMFADNVLVGILFLIGILITSARGAVMAFCGTFVGVLVPIHLGASQNLIEMGLYAFNPVLTMMAVGWVFLKPSTGTAILAFLAGILTVICQAALANFLAPIGLPTLTFPFVLTMWMFLFAAGMSKHWSS, from the coding sequence ATGCAATGGGCAGTGAAAATAGATATGGCTTTGCCACGTCCAATCCGAGTAATACTGAGGGGTGTAGGTCAAGTATTTTTTTGCGGTAATGCTGTTACTGGCCTTGTTTTTTTGGTTGCGCTATATATTGGCGGCACAACCGCTGGATTGGCGGCGACTGTGGGCGTGATTACAAGTACGATCACCGCTGTTCTGCTTGGTTTCTCGGAAGATGATATCGATGCCGGACTCTATGGATTTAACGGCACTTTGGTTGGGCCGTGCCTGTTCTTGTTTCTTGAGAACACGCCGCTGCTGTGGGTTTACGTCGTATTCGCTGCAATTTTATCGAGCGTCGTGCTGGCTGCAATGATCAAAATTCTGACTCCCTACAAAATACCCGCTTCAACATCACCCTTTGTGTTGACCTGTTGGATGTTTATGGTTGCGATATATTCTTTTGAGGCACTATCCCCGAGTCCTGTTTTGCCGGTGCCGGGGATACCCGAAGCGATTGCAAGCGCAAACCTGCCTGTCGCAGCCTGGCTTTCGTCCTTTACGGATAATACGATTGAGCTATGGTATGTGGCGCTGGCCAAAGGAATTGCAGAAGTCATGTTTGCAGATAATGTACTGGTTGGGATTCTATTTCTAATCGGTATTTTAATTACTTCGGCGCGTGGTGCCGTCATGGCGTTTTGCGGAACATTTGTCGGTGTTTTGGTGCCGATTCATCTAGGTGCGAGCCAAAATCTAATCGAAATGGGATTATATGCGTTTAATCCGGTACTAACCATGATGGCAGTGGGTTGGGTTTTTCTCAAACCGTCAACCGGAACCGCCATCCTGGCATTTCTGGCTGGTATTCTGACTGTCATTTGTCAGGCGGCTCTAGCCAATTTCCTGGCGCCAATCGGTTTACCCACTCTGACATTTCCATTTGTATTGACCATGTGGATGTTCTTATTTGCAGCGGGAATGTCTAAACACTGGTCATCGTAA
- a CDS encoding urease accessory protein UreD, whose translation MSTYRNLQQNSETEASVVSIDKISNDKQQGIRESRVTDHQAQLKFVHPASEIKPDASISLTFDKEAGKSRLATRDHFGQLYVQKPFYPEGSEVCHIVLVHPPGGVVGGDRLEIANHVGADASVQITTPGAAKWYRSNGHISYQNVTLDVKTGGSMEWLPQETIFFDDAQVELVQSINLEKNAVYIGCEIFCLGRTAFGESFNTGQIRQKVTICREKKLIWYEQLNLRGGSEAMRSSLILADKTVCATLLAVSDSICSNELINTLRSLTADLDKGAGMLGVSQVKSVIVARYLGNSSEVARIVMLKLWGVLRPALLGRKAEVPRMWNT comes from the coding sequence ATGTCCACATATCGAAATTTACAGCAGAATTCGGAAACGGAAGCCTCTGTGGTATCTATAGACAAGATAAGTAATGATAAACAGCAGGGCATCCGTGAATCCCGGGTAACGGACCATCAAGCTCAGCTTAAATTTGTGCATCCAGCTTCTGAAATAAAGCCGGATGCAAGTATTTCATTAACCTTTGACAAGGAAGCAGGAAAAAGTCGTTTAGCGACACGTGATCATTTTGGACAACTGTATGTGCAAAAGCCATTTTATCCTGAAGGCTCGGAAGTTTGCCACATAGTATTGGTTCATCCGCCCGGGGGAGTCGTCGGAGGGGACAGACTGGAAATAGCGAACCATGTCGGCGCAGATGCTAGCGTGCAGATAACAACACCAGGTGCGGCAAAGTGGTACAGATCCAATGGTCACATTTCGTATCAAAATGTAACGCTTGATGTGAAAACCGGCGGTTCGATGGAGTGGTTGCCGCAAGAAACGATCTTTTTTGACGATGCGCAAGTGGAACTTGTTCAAAGCATCAATCTGGAAAAGAACGCAGTCTATATTGGATGCGAGATATTCTGTCTCGGGCGCACCGCTTTCGGTGAATCATTCAATACCGGTCAAATCAGGCAGAAAGTAACCATATGCAGGGAGAAAAAATTAATCTGGTACGAACAGCTTAATTTACGCGGTGGAAGCGAAGCGATGCGCAGTTCGCTCATTCTGGCTGATAAAACTGTTTGTGCAACCTTGTTAGCGGTTAGTGATTCAATTTGTTCCAACGAGTTAATTAATACACTTCGCAGTCTGACAGCTGACCTTGATAAAGGAGCCGGGATGCTGGGTGTCTCGCAAGTAAAATCAGTAATAGTAGCGCGTTATCTAGGTAACTCAAGTGAAGTTGCACGTATCGTGATGTTAAAGCTTTGGGGTGTTTTGCGTCCAGCGCTACTCGGACGCAAAGCAGAAGTTCCGCGCATGTGGAATACCTGA
- a CDS encoding metal ABC transporter substrate-binding protein — MERIRNRPEKFQLTRMIKTIKLMHPLILFYSALCLTLNPAYAEEISKNLRIATTVPPITNIIENVGGSLIAVTGLVPNGMDSHSFEPVPSNAKILANADIIIVNGLNLEEPIIRLAEKVKRTSTPIVYLANETLPKEEWQYDFSFPKEQGKPNPHLWPNIAMTIQYVAIIRDRLVNLDPSHAAFYEANASSYIAKLNRLDQAIFACIGTIPESNRKLVTYHDSFAYFAPRYGMKIIAAIQPASFTEPGPRDIINIIEQIKREKIPAIFGSEVFPSKIMEQIARESGANFVDKLSDDTLPEKPNHSFIGMMINNIEIMTKALGGKPACARHVDASNLTD; from the coding sequence GTGGAACGGATACGCAATCGTCCTGAAAAATTCCAATTAACTCGCATGATAAAAACTATAAAGTTAATGCATCCATTGATTTTGTTTTATTCAGCGCTCTGTTTGACACTGAATCCGGCGTATGCCGAAGAAATTAGCAAAAATCTGCGCATTGCCACAACCGTACCACCAATAACCAATATCATTGAAAATGTAGGAGGCTCATTAATTGCGGTGACTGGCCTCGTCCCGAACGGGATGGATTCCCATTCATTTGAGCCGGTTCCAAGTAATGCAAAAATATTGGCAAATGCAGATATCATTATTGTAAATGGCTTGAATCTTGAAGAGCCGATAATCAGACTTGCTGAAAAAGTAAAAAGAACCAGTACCCCCATTGTTTATTTGGCAAACGAAACACTTCCTAAGGAAGAATGGCAATATGATTTCAGTTTTCCCAAAGAGCAAGGCAAACCCAATCCACACCTTTGGCCTAACATTGCAATGACCATACAATACGTAGCAATCATTCGCGATCGGTTAGTTAATCTTGATCCAAGCCATGCAGCTTTTTATGAAGCGAATGCATCGTCGTACATAGCTAAATTGAACCGGCTCGACCAGGCGATTTTTGCTTGCATTGGAACCATTCCGGAAAGTAACCGCAAATTGGTAACTTATCATGACTCCTTTGCCTATTTTGCTCCACGTTATGGAATGAAAATTATCGCGGCAATCCAGCCAGCGAGCTTCACTGAACCCGGTCCTCGCGACATCATAAATATTATCGAACAAATTAAGCGTGAAAAAATACCAGCTATTTTTGGATCAGAGGTCTTTCCTAGCAAAATTATGGAACAAATTGCACGTGAATCGGGCGCCAATTTTGTTGATAAACTTTCGGATGATACGCTGCCAGAAAAGCCCAATCATTCATTTATTGGCATGATGATTAACAACATTGAAATCATGACAAAGGCATTGGGTGGCAAGCCAGCTTGCGCCCGTCATGTTGATGCCAGTAATCTAACCGACTAA
- a CDS encoding urease accessory protein UreF yields MINEGQSAELLSLLHLASPSLPIGAYTYSQGLEAAIEIGNVTNEESAQAWIKESLSVVADFEAPVFWRLLQAFSNKNESEVTRWTEIFLVSRDTHEFRAETIQMGYSLSKLILDLNVANETLQSMMAHQTEIPLPTAFACAAVALKLSHKAALLGFLFSIIENQVLVCVKSVPLGQVAGQRLLLSLHPEIEIAAERAIQLEDNELSNWAPGLSILSMMHEIQYSRIYRS; encoded by the coding sequence ATGATAAACGAGGGACAATCCGCAGAGTTACTAAGCTTACTGCACTTGGCAAGCCCATCATTACCGATTGGTGCCTATACATACTCGCAAGGCTTGGAAGCGGCAATAGAAATCGGCAATGTAACCAACGAAGAATCCGCGCAGGCCTGGATTAAAGAATCCTTATCCGTTGTTGCCGATTTCGAGGCGCCGGTTTTTTGGCGCCTGTTGCAAGCTTTTTCAAACAAAAACGAATCGGAGGTTACACGCTGGACGGAAATATTTCTTGTCTCTCGAGATACCCATGAATTTAGAGCTGAAACCATTCAGATGGGTTATTCGCTGAGCAAGTTGATACTTGACTTGAATGTGGCTAACGAAACGCTGCAGTCAATGATGGCACATCAAACAGAAATTCCGTTGCCAACCGCATTCGCTTGCGCAGCCGTTGCATTGAAGCTATCGCATAAAGCTGCGCTGCTGGGTTTCTTATTTTCAATAATAGAAAATCAGGTGCTGGTATGTGTTAAATCCGTACCGCTTGGGCAAGTTGCAGGTCAGCGCCTGTTGCTGTCGCTTCATCCGGAAATAGAAATAGCGGCTGAACGTGCAATACAGCTCGAAGATAATGAGCTTTCCAATTGGGCGCCCGGCTTATCGATTTTGTCGATGATGCATGAAATACAATACAGCCGAATTTATCGATCCTAA
- the ureA gene encoding urease subunit gamma, with the protein MDLTPREKDKLQIFTAGLLAERRKARGVKLNYPEAVALITCAVLEGARDGRTVAELMAAGARVLTRADVMEGVPEMIHDIQVEATFPDGTKLVTVHNPIS; encoded by the coding sequence ATGGATCTGACTCCACGAGAAAAAGACAAACTGCAAATTTTTACTGCCGGACTCCTTGCTGAGAGACGTAAAGCACGCGGTGTAAAGCTGAACTATCCTGAAGCAGTTGCTTTGATTACATGTGCTGTTCTCGAAGGGGCGCGCGATGGCCGCACAGTTGCTGAGCTAATGGCCGCAGGCGCGCGCGTTCTGACCCGCGCGGATGTCATGGAAGGCGTTCCTGAAATGATCCATGACATTCAGGTTGAAGCTACCTTTCCAGATGGCACCAAACTGGTAACTGTTCATAACCCGATTTCTTAA
- a CDS encoding carbonic anhydrase, with amino-acid sequence MPVLGKQETQQRRLLLKMTTASLLGLSLPFSGTANAISEIVKIPPIPENVLSPEAALERLMKGNERYVTNNSTPLNFKDERLDLVKGQNPFACILSCSDSRVSPEFCFDEQRGDLFVARVAGNYITTDFIATLEYAAAVLHVPLIMVLGHESCGAIKAAIDATDNYQQFPGHIQTIATALTPAVRAVRITPDYVASDRYFDIVKKNVVLNVEELRKQPPILSRLVDSKKLKIVGGVYHLRTGKVELIS; translated from the coding sequence ATGCCGGTTTTAGGAAAGCAAGAAACGCAACAAAGAAGGCTTTTGCTTAAAATGACTACGGCATCCTTGCTTGGTTTGAGCCTACCGTTTTCGGGTACAGCAAATGCAATATCCGAAATAGTAAAAATACCGCCTATTCCCGAGAACGTATTAAGTCCAGAAGCTGCTCTTGAACGCTTGATGAAAGGGAATGAACGGTATGTCACGAACAATTCAACACCGCTGAATTTTAAAGATGAGCGATTGGATCTGGTCAAAGGGCAGAATCCATTTGCCTGTATTCTTAGTTGCTCGGATTCCCGTGTGAGTCCGGAATTCTGTTTTGATGAACAACGTGGAGATTTATTTGTAGCACGCGTGGCGGGCAATTACATTACCACAGATTTTATTGCAACCCTTGAATACGCTGCTGCTGTTTTGCACGTTCCGTTAATCATGGTTCTGGGACATGAGAGTTGCGGAGCTATCAAAGCAGCAATCGATGCAACGGATAATTACCAGCAGTTTCCAGGACATATACAGACAATTGCCACGGCACTGACTCCGGCAGTCAGGGCTGTACGCATAACCCCGGATTATGTTGCCAGTGACCGGTATTTCGACATTGTTAAAAAGAATGTCGTGCTCAATGTTGAAGAATTAAGAAAACAGCCGCCCATCTTGAGCCGGTTGGTTGATAGCAAGAAACTCAAGATCGTAGGGGGGGTATATCATCTCAGAACCGGAAAAGTTGAGTTAATTTCATAA
- a CDS encoding universal stress protein: MDSKKLLVTTDFSDVSYAALAYAAKMKGNQVTLLSILQTGNVPPGLLQQMPNPNVIQEYRDKVLDQTKQKLNAVANQYFINTGVNIDVVICEDDIAEEICKYAEKNAIDMIVMTGQGKGALGSLFVGSTVQKVLRMAKIPVLVIPKAPPIT; encoded by the coding sequence ATGGATTCTAAAAAACTATTAGTTACAACAGATTTCTCCGATGTGTCATATGCTGCTTTAGCCTATGCGGCAAAAATGAAAGGGAACCAAGTTACGTTATTAAGCATTCTCCAAACCGGCAATGTGCCGCCTGGTCTTTTACAGCAAATGCCAAACCCGAATGTTATCCAAGAATATCGCGATAAAGTATTAGATCAAACAAAGCAGAAACTTAATGCGGTTGCCAATCAGTATTTTATAAATACTGGAGTGAACATTGATGTTGTCATATGCGAGGATGACATTGCTGAAGAAATATGCAAATACGCTGAAAAAAACGCTATCGATATGATCGTTATGACCGGCCAAGGCAAAGGGGCTCTAGGTAGCTTGTTTGTAGGCAGTACCGTACAGAAAGTATTACGAATGGCCAAAATCCCGGTTTTAGTCATTCCGAAAGCCCCCCCAATAACCTGA
- a CDS encoding metal ABC transporter ATP-binding protein, giving the protein MIPAIQLIDVTTSYENNVVFTGLSLQIKTGQFVGIVGPTGCGKTTLLKTILGTQAAFSGQVLLNGQPIRRVQKLKIGYIPQLESVDWSFPVTVEEVIMMGLYSGKRLLPWQSKQERELVKDLAAKLGIYNCLRQHIAHTSGGQRQRAFLARALISNPQLLVLDEPTAGVDIKTQHEILHLLGDINKQGMTIILTTHDLNAVASHLPWVICFNNGIIAEGRPRDIFTNDILTKTYGSDIIIIQHGDYHLIASSTPLKFNHDM; this is encoded by the coding sequence ATGATTCCTGCCATTCAATTAATTGACGTCACAACCAGTTATGAGAACAATGTCGTCTTTACAGGTTTGTCACTTCAAATTAAAACAGGTCAATTTGTCGGCATAGTTGGCCCAACCGGCTGTGGCAAAACAACTCTACTTAAGACGATCCTTGGCACTCAAGCTGCGTTTAGCGGACAGGTCTTATTGAATGGCCAACCTATCAGGCGTGTTCAAAAACTAAAAATAGGTTACATTCCGCAACTGGAGAGTGTCGATTGGAGCTTCCCGGTAACGGTCGAAGAAGTCATTATGATGGGACTTTATTCTGGCAAACGTCTATTACCTTGGCAAAGCAAACAAGAACGGGAGCTTGTAAAAGATCTGGCCGCAAAACTTGGCATTTATAACTGCCTACGCCAGCACATTGCTCATACATCCGGTGGACAGCGTCAGCGCGCTTTTCTCGCACGAGCCTTAATTAGTAACCCTCAATTACTAGTTCTTGACGAACCAACTGCTGGTGTGGATATCAAGACTCAGCACGAAATTCTCCACCTGCTCGGAGATATCAATAAACAGGGCATGACAATCATATTGACAACGCATGATTTGAATGCCGTTGCTTCTCATTTACCCTGGGTGATCTGTTTTAACAACGGAATCATTGCAGAAGGCCGGCCACGAGATATTTTCACAAACGATATCCTCACAAAAACATACGGCAGCGACATTATCATCATTCAACACGGTGATTATCATCTAATCGCCAGTAGCACGCCATTAAAATTCAATCACGATATGTAA
- a CDS encoding metal ABC transporter permease: MEPLYYEFFLHGLIAAVLIGALCGLIGTHVVLRGMSYVGHGLSHAAFGGAIIGFVLNFNFYVGAGITGLFAALMINQLTKNKKIKSDAAIGIVTTAIFALGVAVISQQRNLNKSLEAALFGNILGITDSDLMIIGLVSVVTIAIMFLTYRPLLFSIFDQEAAQIFGIRTEALQLLFAVLLTLSVIVAMNIVGVTMIAAALIIPAMTARLLTDRFSIMLLYSIIIGIMIGAGGMYLSYFFNIASGATIVLFGAFIFCLSVFIQYIREKISLHTNLHRHGNLIHSHPLDDEKHKHVDEIKGDGKC; the protein is encoded by the coding sequence TTGGAGCCTTTATATTACGAATTTTTCCTTCACGGTTTAATAGCTGCTGTTTTAATCGGAGCTTTATGCGGACTGATAGGAACTCACGTTGTGCTACGCGGCATGAGCTATGTCGGCCATGGTTTGTCGCATGCTGCATTTGGCGGTGCGATAATAGGCTTCGTCCTCAATTTCAATTTTTATGTCGGCGCTGGAATAACGGGGCTATTCGCTGCATTAATGATAAACCAGCTTACCAAAAATAAAAAAATAAAATCAGATGCAGCTATCGGAATTGTCACAACCGCTATTTTTGCACTAGGCGTAGCTGTCATCAGTCAGCAGCGTAATTTGAACAAAAGTCTTGAAGCAGCATTGTTCGGCAACATTCTGGGCATTACAGATAGCGACTTAATGATTATTGGATTAGTTTCAGTAGTTACAATAGCCATTATGTTTTTGACATACAGACCGTTACTGTTTTCGATTTTTGATCAAGAAGCCGCGCAGATTTTCGGTATCAGAACAGAAGCTTTACAACTATTGTTTGCAGTATTGCTTACGTTGTCTGTCATAGTTGCGATGAACATCGTTGGCGTCACAATGATCGCTGCGGCATTGATTATACCTGCGATGACAGCGCGCTTATTGACAGATCGATTTAGTATAATGCTATTATATTCTATAATAATCGGTATTATGATCGGTGCAGGAGGTATGTATTTAAGTTATTTTTTTAATATAGCCTCTGGCGCCACCATTGTTTTGTTCGGTGCTTTTATTTTCTGTCTTTCTGTTTTTATTCAATATATTCGAGAAAAAATTTCCCTTCATACAAATTTACACCGTCATGGCAACTTGATCCACTCACATCCGCTTGACGACGAAAAACATAAACATGTTGATGAAATTAAAGGTGATGGTAAATGCTAA
- the ureG gene encoding urease accessory protein UreG translates to MTQKSNPLRVGIGGPVGSGKTALCEILSKKMRDKYEMAVITNDIYTKEDLEILLRAEALPAERLIGVETGGCPHTAIREDASINLEAIARITQEFPNLDLILVESGGDNLASTFSPELSDLTIYVIDVAGGEKIPRKGGPGITRSALLVINKIDLAPYVGADLDVMARDAKKMRGDRPFVFTNMRTGQGVQEIIDFIVKQGLLEEVGAH, encoded by the coding sequence ATGACACAAAAATCTAATCCGCTCCGTGTCGGCATAGGCGGGCCAGTTGGTTCCGGCAAAACCGCTCTGTGTGAAATATTAAGCAAGAAAATGCGCGACAAATACGAAATGGCGGTAATTACAAACGATATTTATACCAAGGAAGATCTTGAAATCTTATTGCGTGCTGAAGCGCTTCCTGCGGAAAGGTTGATTGGCGTGGAAACCGGCGGTTGTCCTCATACCGCAATTAGAGAAGATGCTTCTATTAATCTCGAAGCGATCGCCCGCATTACCCAGGAATTTCCAAATTTGGATCTGATACTTGTTGAGTCGGGCGGTGATAATTTAGCGTCCACATTCAGTCCCGAATTATCGGATTTGACCATTTACGTCATTGATGTTGCCGGCGGAGAAAAAATACCCAGAAAAGGCGGACCGGGTATTACACGATCCGCTTTGCTGGTCATAAACAAAATTGATTTGGCTCCGTATGTTGGTGCCGATCTGGATGTTATGGCGCGCGATGCCAAAAAGATGCGTGGTGACCGGCCCTTCGTCTTTACCAATATGCGCACAGGCCAGGGGGTTCAGGAAATAATTGATTTTATTGTGAAACAAGGTCTTCTGGAAGAAGTGGGAGCGCATTAA
- the ureE gene encoding urease accessory protein UreE: MLKLNTKVSHADSIYAQLVLPYELRVNSRLRTTLASGEEVAIFTQRGAVLRSNDLLSSDDGKVVQIISAEEPTYRITCNTEYDLLRCAFHLGNRHTVTQVANGFLRIYQDSVLKEMLEGLGATVVEESAQFEPEAGAYSTSGHHHGGHHHGGHDHDHHNHNHSHIHNPLAPIPTRQKIHRGTDTQSS; this comes from the coding sequence ATGCTTAAATTGAATACTAAAGTATCGCATGCTGATTCGATCTATGCGCAACTGGTTTTACCTTATGAGTTGCGCGTAAACAGCCGTTTGCGGACCACACTGGCTTCGGGTGAAGAAGTCGCTATTTTCACACAACGAGGCGCAGTTCTGCGAAGTAACGATCTTTTGAGCAGCGATGATGGCAAAGTCGTTCAAATTATTTCTGCTGAAGAACCGACATATCGCATCACATGCAATACAGAGTACGATCTACTACGTTGTGCGTTTCATTTAGGAAATCGTCATACAGTTACCCAGGTAGCGAATGGTTTTTTGCGCATTTATCAGGACAGCGTCTTGAAAGAAATGCTTGAAGGACTCGGCGCAACGGTTGTCGAAGAATCGGCACAATTCGAGCCGGAAGCCGGCGCCTATAGCACGAGCGGACACCATCACGGTGGACACCATCACGGTGGACACGATCACGATCATCATAATCATAACCACAGTCACATACACAATCCGCTAGCTCCGATTCCCACACGCCAGAAGATACACCGTGGAACGGATACGCAATCGTCCTGA
- a CDS encoding urease subunit beta, with translation MIPGETIIESGEIELNAGRNTKTIRVKNAGDRPVQVGSHFHFFEANSALDFDRQQAYGMRLNIMAGTAIRFEPGQERTVELVDLAGSRIIYGFNQKVMGPLV, from the coding sequence ATGATTCCAGGAGAAACCATCATTGAGTCAGGCGAGATAGAACTAAATGCCGGCCGGAACACAAAAACAATCAGAGTTAAAAATGCAGGCGACCGCCCGGTTCAGGTGGGCTCTCATTTTCATTTTTTTGAAGCGAACTCTGCGCTTGACTTCGATCGGCAACAGGCTTACGGCATGCGATTGAATATTATGGCGGGAACCGCGATTCGTTTTGAACCGGGCCAGGAGCGTACCGTTGAGCTCGTTGATCTTGCAGGGAGCAGAATAATCTATGGATTTAACCAAAAAGTTATGGGCCCGCTTGTTTAA